The sequence aacaagttatttataaatgGTAGTTACATAAGTTGCTCAAAATGTTTATTCCCTTTAAGAATAAAAAAGCATATACACCATAGATTGCCCAAAATTAATTaccacattatttaattaaaaaaacaatttgtttgtttaaagctaagcacaaagctacacaatgtgctatctgcgctatacccaccacgggtattgaaacgctgtttctagcgctgtaagtctgcagacacacaaCTGTTCCACTAGGGGCGAGAAGAACcaagaaaaacatttacttttacatCATTGTGTAATTTGCTTTATCACGGATCAGAAGTTCTGTTCgcaaaatgtatttctaaatttCCAAATATTactgctatctgcgctagtcgtctctaatttagcagtgtaagacaagagggaagacagctagtcatcaccacccaccgccaacttttgagctactcttttaccaacgaatagtgggattgacagtgactTTATAACCCctgtcacggctgaaaggacgagcatgtttggtatgacggggattcgaatccatgaccctaagattacgagtcgaccaccTTAACCATTTGGTCATGCCGGACTAGACTGAATTTTGCGACAATATACTACATTTCCGAATATTCATAAAATGGAATAGGTGGAGACGACGATAAATTTCTTTAACTATAAAAATCATTGGTAGACTAGTTCGCGTTGTATCATCTAATTAGTCAATATTTAGTCATAACAAGAAATTAtctattttattcagaaaaaaaataaaaaagacgaataatattcacaaaataaatgtaattctgTGGTATGCGGAATATTACGAGGTTCGACACCTCTTTATTGCGTCCCtggtggtgagcagagcacaaatagccttttaTATGgctttacacttaacaacatGACAAATAAACAATCTAATTGTTCCAAATTCAACGTTTTGTAGTAAATCTACAGACAGCATTGTAAATTTACAGTGGcatcttgtttctttttatggaactaaattttataacttttactgttttttggcgtgttttttttttttgctaaattcTAAATTTGGATTCCATGGGACAATTATTCCATGATATTAAAAGCCAACGTTTTATCATATGAATAGCATtcttttagtttataattaaaatgtgttaCTAAGAGGAAACAAAACAACCACAAGGTAGTTAAACTTATTCATGCAGCGAAATGAAAAGACTGCGCTTGACTTTTAACTGGTAAATTAGCGGAATTTGAACTTCACGTTTTAGTGTTCAAACCTTATGTCTTTCGCATTCATTCAGTGGTCTGAGCCATAGCGTTTTTAAGGGTGGGACCGAAACCTCTCCTTTCAAACAGCAAACAAACATATGTCAACAAAGACAATTTCCGAATCTCTCCAATACAAGCTGTGTAAGTCGCCTTGGAAATCCAAGACGTGAGACGCGGTACCGTTATAATAAGCTTTGAACAAAGAAGAGTTACCGGAACGGTCGACTGGACGAGGTCAGGTAAGCCGGGTTCGTTGACCTCACCTTGAAACGGGCGTAAGTTTTCTGGTAAGCGAGAAACCAAACCAGGAAAAGGGTAGTAGATAGCCCTACACCTGCACGAGACTCACTTGTCATACGACATAGGTGTTCCCGCAAATGCCCCATataaagcaaatatatatattttttccaaactTTAAACCATTGGATGGTTCGGCTGTTTCGATAATGTGGGAGTCCACTTATAGAGAATactacgtatgtgtgtgtgttttcttatagcaaagccatatcgggttatctgctgagcccaccgaggggaatcgaacctctgattttagcattgtaaatctgtagacttatcgctataCTAGCTGAGGGCAAATCTATAAGATACCTCTAAGAGGGTGTTTCGTGCTATTGTATAAAACAAGTTCGTTTAACTTTAGGTCTACAATAagataaaaacatgaataaatacaTTCTTGAATAGTTAAGAAGTAGAAGAAATGATATCTAATTTATGTTATTCCATATCGTATAGAAtagaataataatgttttctttgctAATTTGAAGTATATTGTGATtcttactaatttatttatttgataacaTTTTGCTTATTACATATTGttctaggcccagcatggccaggtggttaaggcactcgacttgtaacccgtcacacaaaacatgctcgccctttcagccgtggaggcgttacattgtgacggtcaatcccacaattaaTTGGTGAAACAGTAGccaaggagttggcggtgggagatgataactagctagctgcctttcctctagtcttacactactaaattagggacggctagcgcagatagccttcgtgtagctttgagcgaaatttaacaaaatatatattcttttacTGACAAAAGCATGGTAAACAACTAGAAGGTACACAAACAAGTTGTTAGAATAGATAGACGACATGCAACAGAAATAAGAAGGTATAAAAGTCACATACGTACTTTTATTCCGACCCCAATGGTTCCGCGGTGCGTTCACTAAACATCAATTTTTCATATTCGCGGTGTGCACGACACAGTTAACCCACTGTGCAGCATTAAGATTAACATCATACCAATTCTCGTATTTTTTTCTGATAGTTCtcatttatttatctttgtcATGAGTAAGGGCTGTCTAGATACAAAACAACGTGTGAAAATATAAATTAGGCCGTGTAGCAATACCATAATTTCGGTACTATATTCCAGTTTAAAGAAGCTGATAGCATCATATCAACAATGATATTTTTATCTCACAAAAGAACGTATGAAAGAACAAATTACGTAATTTGCTCTGTCCTGAAAACTGATTCACATAATTCTTAAGTTGGTTTATTTTgcagataagcacaaagctacataatagactatctgtgctttggccaccacggtttttagcgttgtaagtacacaaacatacagctgtgccactaaGTGGGGAGGGAGGAGcatttttaactaattttcacGAAGTATCTACTTgagttcaatatttatttttgatttgtttcacTAAAGTACCATAACATCATCTCTTACTActaatgttttgaatatatatatatatatcaacacatAATGACAATCCTCAACTGTGGGGCGTCTCTGAATATATGGGGTGCTAATATATTAATGCAGCTTGCTTGCAAttacatatacaaaaatatataactctTTAAATTGAATCTGAAGCCAACGGCCACAAGTATTTCTGTACCTTTGTTCATTTTACTTGTACAATGGATTATTTTCTACCCTTGACCTCTATTTAACTTAACAGTTTAAATCACGTATGTTACAATACGTATGATTTTATAGAAACACTCGAAATAATTATCTTCCTTGCTCACTAATGATCGGACTACTTTTTGTGGTGTTAGAGGTAATTCACCGAATTACTTGTTCTTCTGCTTCAAGCCTAATTTCGTAGTAAAGTAGAAACAGAGCTGTTATAGTGGATTAACCCGTCTCGTGCAGCAACGTAGCACAGACATAGTCAGtgcaggaaaaaaacaaaagaaaaccaaaaacgGTCAAACAGAAAACTATATTTAACTCATTATATAGTATAATGTTTCCCCAGGAAAACTATGTACTTAAGGTTCAGTAAACTGTGTTTAAACAGGAACACATTGAAATGAAACACGTACATCCGGGTATTAGTTGTGTCCCATGACAACATTTTCTCAACATGGTAAAACAGACTAACAAATAGTTTGTATCAAAGTTCGATTTGGCATTTAATCATTTTAGGCGTCACGTATGACCTCAATTTGTGGTCATTAAAGATCTTTAGTTAAAATAGGTCAAAAacgttgttaatattgtttttcatagctttacacttttttcttaaaatgtaatcTACGTTTTCTTTTACCATATTAATCGATGTCTGTATTGTGTAGTATTTCAACAGGTTCTTTCATACAATTTCACCGTCCACTTAGAAAGATGATGTGTTAGTTTAAGATATTTGAACAAACCAGATAAACAAGAGTTTTGTGCAAGATTTCAAAAGTCAGGTTTTCGACTTTTTGGgggtaaattttataaaaatccagGCGAAACGGTTGTGTTCTGGAAAaggtaaataacattttgtactaATATATGTTTTTTGTAAGAAACTAAAGACAAGTGTACAGAAACcaaaacatgttaaatattttgaactgCTTATTTTTCACAGATTAATGCATCTTacgttagtttattattttttcttaatatttgcttttaatatactttttatgCGAGTTCTCATACAAGTTCTTTTATCTGTTAGCTTTTTAAATAACACTTTGTGGAACGTGTTTTagcaaatgattaaaaaaaagagatTATGGGAACCAATTTATTATTAGTATAAGATTGAAGTTCAAGTGTgaatttcttttcattaaaataaagataaaagtacAATAACCGTTATTAGtgtatgtgtaaacattttaCTCCgttgttcactttttttttttttactatttcatatatataattacttttataagacagcgaaatgtgatatattttagaacggttttaaatataatgaatagtTCTTGAAAATCTCTCCTCAGACTCTTCTTTACAAACTTTTACCAGATCACAGAGTTCAAAACATAAGACTTTAAGGTTGGTCACTGGTCAAACGAATACGGCTAGAAGGAGGTGATTTCTATTTAATCCTTTGTCAATTGTTAACTTTTGATTAAGTTAAAAACGAACATCTGTCGGAAAACATTGTACTGAATGACATTACTTACTTCGAAACGTGCAACATACAACACAGTCAAGTATCTACCAACCCACAAGTactttttctaaatataaagCAATAGATTTGATAATAGCTAAGAAAACTCAGGTGTACTTACATTCTGAAGTTGAGTTTGATATAGCGTCTTTTATTGACTGGCAACCTGGATCTTTTCTCTGATTGCTAGTAATAAATTTTATCTCCAGATCTCGACTTCCACATGGTGAGGTAACAATGCGAGTGGATACTTCGCATGCTGACTCTTGGAGAGATTCCTTCGTGATTTCATTTAGGTTTCCAAGTGAAAGGAAAGGAGAAGAAAGAGAGGTAGATTGGGTAATGCAACGTCTACAAGAACATAATGAAGATGGAGGGTAGGGGTAAAGTGAAGGTTGGGTCATCGTTAGAGGACCAAAGATATTTTTTAGTCTGTGCCCTGATCCTGTTGAATAAACAAGACTGCGAGTTTTCTTGGTTTTTTTCAACCTATCATTGTAAGGAAAACAGAGTGGTTGGTACGGCTTTAGTGTTAAGATTACACCTATATTCTGACCTTTTAGTTCGTTTATCTTACGGTCTCGTTTCTTTCGCTTTCTCGGCTTTATGATTCGTGGAAGACTATTATCGGAAGAACCAGAAGAATCGGAAGTGATACTCACGTTGTCGCTCTGATGAAATGCATTGGATTCATTCAGATCAGGTTCAGATTTCATATCTGATTCCCCACTGACAGAGTCGGTTTCATCTAATACTGGTGTCAGTCTCAAATCCAACTGAACATTATCAGAGGAAGTTTCGCCTATTCCAGACAACTCAGTGTCGTTCTTGATCCAAAGGTGTTGTGGGTGGAGGTACAGTTCACTCCCCACATATAAACTTCTTCCCTTCAGTATTTTTGCTGTTAAGTTCGGGTCTTCTTTGGTTATAATATCTTCTCTGGAGACAACCAAGGGAGGACCCTTAGTATGAAGTGCCAGCTTCGACATGGACGACAACTCGTTTTCAATAGCCTCTTTGTCATACTTACCTCTAGTGTGGTACTTAGGTGCACTTCCGTTCACTTTGGGTGTATTACTGTATTCATAATCTGAAGAGTTAGAAAACCAGGTCTGAGATCTGGTGTTTTTACTCTCCTGTGGTTTTCTTCGGCGCCCCTTGGCCATGCTGATCAGTGGCACGCCAGTCCATGCATAGTTCTGAAATTCTGTAAAGTTGCTGGATTTTTGTATCTGAACCCCTCCACAACAAGTACAGACGGGTACAATAACACCACCAGAATTTCTTCGGGTCCGGCAGCTGTTTTTGAAGTCTATTTTGTCATTCATCCATACTTTCCTATTTTcccgaaaattatgtgaaataagGTTGGTTCCTATATATTGCTGAAGGTCAAGGGGTAAAGGTGGTTGAGGACTCATGaccttataattattttcatgctTTGTACAGCCTGTTTACGTTGTCTGTCTGTTCCTTAAATGTTTGTACTGATGAAATATATATTCACGAAAATTTAGTTCTACTATAGCTTTTAGTCTTTCGGGTTTAACGAAAATACCTGCTGCACAAACGCCCTACGAACGTTTTGGCGCAAGCAAAAACCCTATCACAGTTTAATTCCTATGTTAGCAAGTCATACACACTGCAACACTATAATGGTATCGAGCAAATGTTAGTAAACACCACAACTATTTCATTTTCAACACTAGTCGTTGAGAATAAACCTATCGCTATAGTGATCTTAGTTCTTGTATCACGTGAGGACTGCCTGTTCAGTTTATGCAATACACTTCCTAGTCACCTACTCTCAGCTCCAGGTCTCCGCAAGTGTTCCAGTAGATTGACTTCCATCAGACGTCACGCTACTCTTAGGCCCAGGAGGAAAGAAACTAGAGTTAACGTTTATTAAAGCTATGCCGTGTAGTACAACAGGTCAAACAGTGGTTGGTTACCTGTTCTTCCATTTGGTCGATTAGAAGCGATACTGACAGGTCACCCTTGAGAGTCGATGTAATAAAGGAAGTAAACACATGGCATTGACATGACTCAGTTTTTAAAGGTTTACAATTGAAAGATGCAtagataaaaacaatgttttaggaatatatataaataattatcagaAATCACAGTTAGTAACGAGACACATTTCTGGGACTATGGAATACTCATTTATTCAATTCCAACTCATTGATAGGCCATCTTacaattttcaacatatttttattgtcctAAATACAAAGTTGCAAAGAATAAAATTTTCCAAGACATATCACATATTAGCTCATAACGTGCCAGTTGAAAATTAAGAGAAACTGCACGAATGACAAAATgcgcaaaaaaaaaatcacttaagtcGACATTTGTCACAAACCAGTAATTAAGTTCGCCCGACATCCGCGATTGAAATGTTCAGAATTGTacggtgtttgtttgttttaattagcGACTAAGTACAGTGCATATGCTGTAGTTATACGGTTTAACGTTCTTCTTGGCGATTCTGTTTAACAAAACTTTTCCGTTAAATAATTCTAAAAGGATACAATAGTTGGCGTTGCGGGTCAAATTTAACAAGTAATATGTAGA comes from Tachypleus tridentatus isolate NWPU-2018 chromosome 12, ASM421037v1, whole genome shotgun sequence and encodes:
- the LOC143233886 gene encoding uncharacterized protein LOC143233886; this translates as MSPQPPLPLDLQQYIGTNLISHNFRENRKVWMNDKIDFKNSCRTRRNSGGVIVPVCTCCGGVQIQKSSNFTEFQNYAWTGVPLISMAKGRRRKPQESKNTRSQTWFSNSSDYEYSNTPKVNGSAPKYHTRGKYDKEAIENELSSMSKLALHTKGPPLVVSREDIITKEDPNLTAKILKGRSLYVGSELYLHPQHLWIKNDTELSGIGETSSDNVQLDLRLTPVLDETDSVSGESDMKSEPDLNESNAFHQSDNVSITSDSSGSSDNSLPRIIKPRKRKKRDRKINELKGQNIGVILTLKPYQPLCFPYNDRLKKTKKTRSLVYSTGSGHRLKNIFGPLTMTQPSLYPYPPSSLCSCRRCITQSTSLSSPFLSLGNLNEITKESLQESACEVSTRIVTSPCGSRDLEIKFITSNQRKDPGCQSIKDAISNSTSESDVSLLSRPWMTSYKAVAVEDVPKCTFTVMSYNILCPKYASHQIYSYCPTWALDWEYRRKAIMDDLRHFSPHIITLQEVETDQFYEFFLPELKRNGYDGVFSPKSRAKIVFDNERKHVDGCAIFFQINKFSLMKETLVEFNQVALATAEGSDDMLNRVQTKDNIGLVALLQPKAGPITKCNSEDSHFHQPILVCTTHMHWDPEYSDVKLIQTMMLMHELRRIAQDVSLNNHNSEQASDVNTVPLLLCGDFNSLPTSGVVEFLTRGKVSADHIDFKGFGYKDCLQKLSTSGLLSEYSHAFRISPAYKCGDMHFTNLTNDFKGIIDYIFYPDQYMRVVGLLGPLDDQSLKENNVAGFPHPLIPSDHLPLLVELEMTCSF